A genomic region of Ruficoccus amylovorans contains the following coding sequences:
- a CDS encoding pseudouridine synthase, giving the protein MSELVRVQKFLADRGMCSRREAEEWIREGRVKVNGVVAELGQKVNPEADQVAVKNKKVPQLPKRKVTLLMNKPKGTLCTNHDPNAVLTVFTILPKEYRFDRLFCAGRLDKDSEGMLILTNDGDLANRITHPTGGVVKRYRVKLHKPFDPAVTPKLLKGVIDEGEHLFAKKIIPATTGPEADHRVEVHLDQGRKREIRRLFEAFGYHVKKLKRFQMGKLRMKGISPGAVKPLTEREIESLFQQ; this is encoded by the coding sequence ATGTCCGAACTCGTACGTGTACAAAAATTTTTAGCCGACCGCGGGATGTGCTCCCGGCGGGAGGCTGAGGAGTGGATCCGCGAAGGCCGGGTCAAGGTCAACGGCGTCGTCGCCGAGCTGGGCCAGAAAGTCAATCCCGAGGCCGACCAGGTCGCGGTGAAAAACAAGAAGGTGCCCCAACTGCCCAAGCGCAAGGTCACCCTCCTGATGAACAAGCCCAAGGGCACGCTCTGCACCAACCACGACCCCAACGCAGTGCTGACCGTCTTCACCATCCTGCCCAAGGAGTACCGCTTCGACCGTCTGTTCTGCGCCGGACGGCTCGACAAGGACAGCGAGGGCATGCTCATCCTGACCAACGACGGCGATCTGGCCAACCGCATCACCCACCCCACCGGCGGCGTCGTCAAGCGCTATAGGGTCAAGCTACACAAGCCCTTCGACCCGGCCGTCACCCCCAAGCTGCTCAAGGGCGTGATCGACGAGGGGGAACACCTGTTCGCGAAAAAGATCATCCCCGCCACCACCGGGCCGGAGGCCGACCACCGCGTCGAAGTCCACCTCGACCAGGGCCGCAAGCGCGAAATCCGCCGCCTCTTTGAAGCCTTCGGCTACCACGTCAAAAAGCTCAAGCGCTTCCAGATGGGCAAGCTGCGCATGAAGGGCATCAGCCCCGGCGCGGTCAAGCCGTTGACCGAACGCGAGATCGAGAGCCTGTTCCAGCAGTAG
- a CDS encoding DUF4032 domain-containing protein, which produces MKRPIRRSTTSGKDFVQRSSLYQEFLAEREEILKHKWLESEKAGHDIGFERALLDWIRNHRDNWRAGRQTQSSN; this is translated from the coding sequence ATGAAACGCCCCATTCGCAGATCAACCACCAGCGGAAAGGATTTCGTCCAACGCTCCAGCCTCTATCAAGAATTCCTGGCTGAGCGGGAGGAGATTCTCAAGCACAAGTGGCTGGAATCCGAAAAGGCCGGACATGACATTGGGTTCGAACGAGCGCTTCTGGACTGGATCCGCAATCATCGGGACAACTGGCGCGCAGGTCGCCAGACCCAATCCAGCAATTAG
- a CDS encoding MotA/TolQ/ExbB proton channel family protein, whose amino-acid sequence MLSFLTDIGLTFLIPLGLCSVLAVFIIVERLIALRSSRILPKDLVDSFVTGDVLELEGDPHSVGGRILFFYKLNAPDPEALKAFAALEIARLERGMFILDIVVGAAPLLGLLGTVAGLINVFQGIDPNSGLPDPSQFVQGIALALGTTMLGLSIAIPALVGNSYLTRRVDMLSAQINVGVERMIDIAKSKLAKA is encoded by the coding sequence ATGCTGAGCTTTCTCACCGATATTGGTCTGACCTTTCTTATCCCGCTGGGCCTGTGCTCGGTGTTGGCGGTATTCATCATTGTCGAGCGCCTGATCGCGCTGCGCAGTTCTCGCATTTTGCCGAAAGACCTGGTGGACAGCTTTGTGACCGGTGATGTGCTGGAATTGGAAGGCGACCCGCATTCGGTCGGGGGACGCATCCTTTTCTTCTATAAGCTCAACGCTCCGGACCCGGAGGCGCTCAAGGCCTTTGCCGCGCTGGAAATCGCCCGGCTGGAGCGGGGGATGTTCATCCTCGACATCGTGGTCGGGGCTGCGCCGCTACTTGGCCTGCTCGGCACCGTGGCCGGCCTGATCAACGTCTTCCAGGGGATCGACCCCAACAGCGGGCTGCCGGACCCCTCGCAGTTTGTGCAGGGGATCGCGCTGGCGCTGGGGACGACCATGCTCGGCCTGTCCATCGCCATTCCCGCGCTGGTCGGCAACAGCTACCTGACGCGCCGGGTGGACATGCTCAGCGCCCAGATCAACGTCGGGGTCGAGCGCATGATCGACATCGCCAAGTCCAAGCTCGCCAAAGCCTGA
- a CDS encoding ExbD/TolR family protein codes for MNIQKRRKKAEINIVPLIDVLIVLIFFFLMTMQFKNMDVLNITPPKMETAGKDDEVIQLMVGIDTEGKYFIDNQPVTAEELIAAFDEAAGQQQPPSVLLMADENVPFHFVTFVMDQSRKAKLTKVRMQTR; via the coding sequence ATGAATATCCAGAAGCGCAGGAAAAAGGCCGAGATCAACATCGTCCCGTTGATCGACGTGCTGATTGTGCTCATCTTCTTCTTTTTGATGACGATGCAGTTCAAGAACATGGATGTCTTGAACATCACCCCGCCCAAGATGGAAACCGCAGGCAAGGACGACGAGGTCATCCAGCTCATGGTCGGGATCGACACCGAGGGCAAGTACTTCATCGACAACCAGCCTGTGACTGCCGAGGAGTTGATTGCCGCCTTCGACGAGGCTGCCGGGCAGCAGCAGCCACCGTCCGTCCTGCTCATGGCGGACGAAAACGTGCCCTTCCATTTCGTGACCTTCGTCATGGACCAGTCGCGCAAGGCCAAGCTGACCAAGGTCCGCATGCAGACCCGCTAG
- the leuC gene encoding 3-isopropylmalate dehydratase large subunit: MGKTLFHKVWEDHAVRKLPNGQTQLFIGTHLIHEVTSPQAFGMLRDLGLTVKYPSRTFATVDHIVPTNELVEPYSDPLAQAMIEALRKNTKESGITFFDTNTGKQGVVHIVGPEQGITQPGTTIACGDSHTATHGAFGAIAFGIGTSQVRDVLATQTMALSPLKVRRINVDGKLAPGVYAKDVILHIIRLLGVNGGIGFAYEYGGEVFDNFSMEERMTVCNMSIEGGARCGYVNPDQKTFDYLKGRPYSPNGAKWEDAVKKWKSYASDKDAIYDDVVNIKAEDIKPTVTWGINPGQAVFIDENLPLLEELEGSDRATAAEAYEHMSLTPGAPIRGTKIDVAFIGSCTNGRLSDLDEVAKYLKGKHVAPGVTAICVPGSQVVAKIAEEKGLDKVFREAGFEWRGAGCSMCLAMNPDKLKGNQLSASSSNRNFKGRQGSPTGRTILMSPVMVAAAAVTGEVSDAREVFGFAETVSA, from the coding sequence ATGGGTAAGACCTTGTTTCATAAAGTCTGGGAAGACCACGCCGTGCGTAAACTGCCCAATGGGCAGACGCAATTGTTCATCGGCACGCACCTCATTCACGAGGTGACTTCGCCGCAGGCCTTTGGCATGCTTCGCGACCTCGGACTGACCGTCAAGTACCCGAGCCGCACCTTCGCGACCGTGGACCACATTGTTCCGACCAACGAGTTGGTCGAGCCGTACAGCGACCCGCTGGCCCAGGCCATGATCGAGGCCCTGCGCAAGAACACGAAGGAGTCCGGCATCACCTTTTTCGACACCAACACTGGCAAGCAGGGGGTCGTCCATATCGTCGGCCCGGAGCAGGGGATTACCCAGCCCGGCACGACCATTGCCTGCGGCGACAGCCACACTGCCACCCACGGTGCTTTCGGGGCGATTGCCTTCGGGATTGGCACCAGCCAGGTGCGTGACGTGCTCGCGACCCAGACCATGGCGTTGAGCCCACTCAAGGTTCGCCGCATCAACGTGGACGGCAAGCTCGCCCCCGGCGTTTACGCCAAGGACGTGATCCTGCACATCATCCGCCTGCTCGGCGTCAATGGCGGGATCGGCTTCGCTTACGAATACGGCGGCGAGGTCTTTGACAACTTCTCCATGGAGGAGCGCATGACCGTGTGCAACATGTCCATCGAGGGCGGCGCACGCTGCGGCTATGTCAACCCGGACCAGAAGACTTTCGACTACCTCAAGGGCCGTCCCTACTCGCCCAACGGAGCGAAGTGGGAAGACGCGGTCAAGAAATGGAAATCCTACGCCAGCGACAAGGACGCCATTTACGACGACGTGGTCAACATCAAGGCCGAGGACATCAAGCCGACCGTCACCTGGGGGATCAACCCCGGCCAGGCGGTTTTCATTGATGAAAACCTCCCCCTGCTCGAAGAGTTGGAAGGCTCCGACCGCGCCACCGCCGCCGAAGCCTACGAGCATATGTCGCTCACGCCCGGCGCTCCCATCCGCGGGACGAAGATCGACGTGGCCTTTATCGGCTCCTGTACCAATGGCCGCCTGAGCGACCTGGACGAGGTTGCCAAGTACCTCAAGGGCAAGCACGTCGCCCCCGGCGTCACCGCCATCTGCGTGCCCGGCTCACAGGTCGTGGCCAAGATCGCCGAGGAAAAGGGCCTGGACAAGGTCTTCCGTGAGGCCGGTTTCGAATGGCGTGGCGCGGGCTGCTCCATGTGCCTGGCCATGAACCCGGACAAGCTCAAGGGCAACCAGCTCAGCGCCTCCTCCTCGAACCGTAACTTCAAGGGCCGTCAGGGCAGCCCCACCGGCCGAACCATCCTTATGAGCCCGGTCATGGTCGCCGCCGCCGCCGTCACCGGCGAGGTCAGCGACGCCCGCGAGGTCTTCGGTTTCGCCGAAACGGTCAGCGCCTAA
- a CDS encoding AbrB/MazE/SpoVT family DNA-binding domain-containing protein — MSAVLSVSKRGTVTLPPEYRRKLGLDKLPNPLVIVEEKDGKLTLEPAAAVPVRDIPAKTIREWIADDEAAMAAFKKSK; from the coding sequence ATGTCAGCAGTTCTCTCAGTCAGCAAACGCGGCACCGTGACCCTGCCGCCGGAGTATCGGCGCAAGCTGGGTCTCGACAAGCTCCCGAATCCCCTCGTGATCGTCGAGGAGAAGGACGGCAAGCTTACGCTCGAACCCGCCGCCGCTGTCCCCGTCCGCGACATCCCCGCCAAGACAATCCGCGAATGGATCGCCGATGACGAGGCCGCCATGGCCGCTTTCAAGAAAAGCAAGTGA
- a CDS encoding PIN domain-containing protein — protein sequence MKLFLDSSVLLSASASAKGASRYIVENAESLSWSLISSAYCLAETQKNLPKLGPAAVQHFKRLVRDSIAWTGDALSPDKILIFPKAKDRPVVLSALAAKVDVLLTLDRQDFMGLLGSQVYGVAIRTPGDWLLECREHGVI from the coding sequence GTGAAGCTGTTTCTGGATTCGAGCGTGCTCCTCTCGGCTTCTGCCTCGGCCAAGGGCGCAAGCCGCTACATTGTTGAGAACGCGGAATCATTGAGCTGGTCGCTCATCAGCTCGGCCTACTGTCTGGCCGAAACCCAAAAGAACCTCCCCAAGCTCGGCCCCGCTGCTGTTCAGCACTTCAAGCGTCTTGTCCGCGACAGCATCGCGTGGACCGGGGACGCGCTGTCCCCGGATAAGATTCTCATCTTCCCCAAGGCCAAAGACCGCCCCGTCGTCCTCTCCGCCCTCGCCGCAAAGGTGGACGTCCTGCTGACCCTCGACCGTCAGGACTTCATGGGCCTGCTCGGGAGCCAGGTTTACGGCGTCGCTATCCGCACCCCCGGCGATTGGTTGCTTGAATGCCGCGAGCATGGAGTGATATAG
- the leuD gene encoding 3-isopropylmalate dehydratase small subunit — MSALEKITKVTGRAVPVPGDDVDTDRIIPARFMKCVTFDGLGEFAFYDVRYDAEGKKKKHPLNEDRFKGATIMLVGSNFGCGSSREHAPQSLHKFGVRALIGLSYAEIFFGNSTTLGMPCVSVDVETLHTLTQIVESHPEKPLTIDLEKMVVAAGGNEYPIKLAESAREGLLAGEWDPLALLLNKPEEIESVADRLHYV, encoded by the coding sequence ATGTCAGCTTTGGAAAAGATCACCAAGGTCACCGGTCGGGCCGTTCCCGTGCCGGGCGACGATGTGGACACCGACCGGATCATCCCGGCCCGCTTCATGAAGTGCGTCACCTTTGACGGCCTGGGCGAGTTCGCTTTCTACGACGTGCGCTATGACGCCGAGGGGAAAAAGAAGAAGCACCCGCTCAACGAGGACCGTTTCAAGGGTGCCACCATCATGCTGGTGGGCTCGAACTTCGGCTGCGGCAGCTCACGCGAGCACGCCCCGCAGAGCCTGCACAAGTTCGGCGTGCGCGCCCTGATCGGGCTCAGCTACGCAGAAATCTTTTTTGGCAACTCCACCACGCTCGGGATGCCGTGCGTCAGCGTCGATGTCGAAACGCTCCACACCCTGACCCAGATCGTCGAGTCACACCCGGAAAAGCCGCTCACCATCGACCTGGAAAAGATGGTCGTCGCGGCCGGTGGCAATGAGTACCCGATCAAGCTGGCCGAAAGCGCCCGCGAAGGCCTGCTGGCCGGCGAGTGGGACCCGCTTGCCCTCCTGCTCAACAAGCCCGAGGAGATCGAGTCCGTGGCCGACCGCCTGCACTATGTTTAG
- a CDS encoding Mrp/NBP35 family ATP-binding protein, with product MIDDKLLPALKQVKYPGFSRDIVSFGLVSGATVEGNRAVVGLAITTADESIPLKVKQGVEQALAQLPGIEAAEVTVSVTKPKTPPPPAPGQKREVSGPAQQQLPGVKKIIAVASGKGGVGKSTFAVNLACAIDKLLSEQGRPRQVGLMDCDIYGPSVPLMMGISARPEVRDNMLTPLENFGIRVMSMGFLLDETTPVVWRGPMIMKTIQQFAANVDWGELDVLVVDLPPGTGDAQLSLVQTLPLDGAVIVTTPQSVAVSVTRRGAMMFGKVNVPLLGVAENMSYLQNPDGSKNFIFGQGGGEIAARDLETELLGQVPLDPAIGQGSDRGIPIVIGHPDSAAGESFTAMAKNLLHKLKL from the coding sequence ATGATCGACGACAAGCTCCTCCCAGCCCTCAAGCAGGTCAAATACCCCGGATTCAGCCGGGACATCGTTTCCTTCGGACTCGTCTCCGGCGCGACCGTCGAAGGCAACCGCGCCGTCGTCGGCCTGGCCATCACCACCGCCGACGAGAGCATCCCGCTCAAGGTCAAGCAGGGCGTGGAGCAGGCGCTGGCGCAGCTCCCCGGCATCGAGGCCGCCGAGGTCACCGTCTCCGTGACCAAGCCGAAGACCCCTCCCCCGCCCGCCCCCGGCCAGAAGCGCGAAGTGAGCGGCCCGGCCCAGCAGCAGCTCCCAGGTGTGAAAAAGATCATCGCCGTGGCCAGTGGCAAGGGTGGCGTGGGTAAAAGCACCTTCGCCGTCAACCTCGCCTGCGCCATCGACAAGCTCCTCTCCGAGCAGGGCCGCCCACGCCAGGTCGGCCTGATGGACTGCGACATTTACGGCCCCTCCGTGCCCCTCATGATGGGCATCAGCGCCCGCCCCGAAGTCCGCGACAACATGCTCACGCCGCTGGAAAACTTCGGCATCCGGGTCATGTCGATGGGCTTTTTGCTCGACGAGACGACCCCGGTGGTCTGGCGCGGACCGATGATTATGAAGACGATCCAGCAGTTCGCCGCCAACGTGGACTGGGGCGAGCTGGACGTGCTCGTGGTGGACCTCCCCCCCGGCACCGGCGACGCGCAGCTCTCGCTCGTGCAGACGCTCCCGCTGGACGGGGCCGTCATCGTGACCACGCCGCAGAGCGTGGCCGTCAGCGTCACCCGGCGCGGCGCCATGATGTTCGGTAAGGTCAACGTGCCCCTGCTCGGCGTGGCCGAGAACATGAGCTACCTGCAAAACCCGGACGGCTCGAAGAACTTCATTTTCGGACAGGGCGGCGGCGAAATCGCGGCCCGCGACCTGGAGACCGAACTGCTCGGCCAGGTGCCGCTCGACCCGGCCATCGGCCAGGGCAGCGACCGGGGCATCCCCATCGTGATCGGCCACCCCGACAGCGCTGCCGGGGAAAGCTTCACTGCAATGGCGAAAAATCTCCTTCACAAGCTCAAGCTATAG
- a CDS encoding site-specific integrase, translating into MLATSGMRKGEANALRWEDIDWNRGAFTVTGGEGGTKNHEARIVPLFPALEAFLRRKRAEYGDTPPAPESVIVPVKDAKKALETVCQHNGYPHFTHHCLRHFFVSNAIEKNVDFKTIAAWVGHKDGGVLVAKTYGHLRDTHSFEMAKRM; encoded by the coding sequence TTGCTCGCCACCTCCGGCATGCGTAAAGGCGAAGCCAACGCCCTACGCTGGGAAGACATCGACTGGAACCGGGGAGCTTTTACCGTGACCGGCGGCGAAGGCGGCACCAAAAACCACGAGGCCCGCATCGTCCCGCTCTTTCCGGCACTGGAAGCCTTCCTCCGCCGTAAGCGGGCCGAATATGGGGACACCCCACCCGCCCCCGAGTCCGTCATTGTCCCGGTCAAAGACGCAAAAAAAGCCCTTGAAACCGTCTGCCAGCACAACGGCTACCCGCACTTCACCCACCATTGCCTGCGCCACTTCTTCGTCAGCAACGCCATTGAGAAAAACGTGGACTTTAAAACCATCGCCGCCTGGGTCGGCCACAAAGACGGCGGCGTCCTCGTCGCCAAAACCTACGGACACCTCCGCGACACCCATTCCTTTGAGATGGCCAAGCGAATGTAA
- the tkt gene encoding transketolase — protein sequence MSVTANLDTDALARAALEARGLAMDAVAACNSGHLGLPLGAAECGAALFGHALQFNPDDPKWLNRDRFILSAGHGSMFLYSWLHLAGFDLSLEEVKNFRQLGSKTPGHPEYGETDGVEATTGPLGQGTGNIVGYACSQKMLQAKFDNPMDPLFDYHCVALAGDGCLQEGISAEAAAYAARFGLDNLIMFYDSNDVTLDAMADKTQSENTADRYEAYGWDVTVLPDGHDLKAIVEAFEKAKADDNGHPKLIILKTEIGRGIPEVAGTNKAHGEAGVKFIPEDRLKLGLPEERFFVSEETRAFFAAHKAAQKKKYDAWQEKFKIWQGSNPELAQLLADGVAHKHATEQELLKVIPEFDPEKKLATRAAGEVVLNAIAGACPLLTSGSADLHGSTKNYIKGVGDFDVDDYAGRNFHYGIREHAMGAIMNGIAYDGIFKTSGATFLTFSDYMRPSVRLAALAHLPVFYIWTHDSVGVGEDGPTHQPVEHVTALRCIPNLDVYRPADPEETAAAYAAAVERSEGPTALILSRQNLPTLKCTPAETRRQGTLKGGYIVKKETAALEIILIGTGSELQHCLVAAKELGEGCRVVSLPCWERFERQDQSYRDEVLPPACKKRVSIEAGITLAWAKYVGLEGKALGTDSFGLSAPGDTVMEKFGMDAAHVIAAAKSL from the coding sequence ATGTCTGTCACTGCAAATCTCGATACCGATGCGCTCGCGCGCGCCGCGCTTGAAGCCCGCGGACTGGCCATGGACGCCGTCGCCGCCTGTAATTCCGGTCACCTCGGCCTGCCGCTGGGTGCCGCCGAATGCGGAGCCGCCCTCTTCGGCCACGCGCTGCAATTTAACCCGGATGACCCCAAGTGGCTCAACCGCGACCGCTTCATCCTCTCCGCCGGGCACGGCAGCATGTTCCTGTACAGTTGGCTGCACCTGGCCGGGTTCGACCTCTCGCTGGAGGAAGTGAAAAACTTCCGCCAACTCGGCTCGAAGACCCCCGGCCACCCCGAATACGGCGAAACCGACGGGGTCGAGGCCACCACCGGCCCGCTCGGGCAGGGCACGGGCAACATCGTCGGCTACGCCTGCTCGCAAAAAATGCTCCAGGCCAAGTTCGACAACCCGATGGACCCGCTGTTCGACTACCACTGTGTGGCGCTGGCCGGGGACGGTTGCCTGCAGGAAGGCATCTCCGCCGAAGCCGCCGCCTACGCGGCCCGCTTCGGATTGGACAACCTGATCATGTTCTATGACAGCAACGACGTCACCCTCGACGCCATGGCTGACAAGACTCAGTCGGAGAACACCGCCGACCGCTACGAAGCCTACGGTTGGGACGTCACCGTGCTGCCCGACGGGCACGACCTCAAGGCCATCGTCGAAGCCTTTGAAAAGGCCAAGGCCGATGACAACGGCCACCCCAAGCTCATCATTCTCAAGACCGAAATCGGCCGCGGCATCCCCGAAGTGGCCGGGACGAACAAGGCCCACGGCGAAGCCGGGGTGAAGTTTATCCCCGAAGACCGGCTCAAGCTCGGTCTGCCCGAGGAGCGTTTCTTCGTCTCCGAGGAGACCCGCGCCTTCTTCGCCGCCCACAAGGCCGCGCAGAAAAAGAAGTACGACGCCTGGCAGGAGAAGTTCAAAATCTGGCAGGGCTCCAACCCCGAACTGGCCCAACTCCTCGCAGACGGCGTCGCCCACAAGCACGCCACCGAGCAGGAACTGCTCAAGGTCATCCCCGAGTTTGACCCGGAAAAGAAGCTCGCCACCCGCGCCGCCGGTGAAGTCGTGCTCAACGCCATCGCCGGGGCCTGCCCGCTGCTGACCTCCGGCAGCGCCGACCTCCACGGCTCGACCAAGAACTACATCAAGGGTGTGGGCGACTTCGACGTGGACGACTACGCCGGTCGCAACTTCCACTACGGCATCCGTGAGCACGCCATGGGCGCGATCATGAACGGCATCGCCTACGACGGCATCTTCAAGACCTCCGGGGCGACCTTCCTGACCTTCTCGGATTACATGCGCCCGTCCGTGCGCCTGGCCGCGCTGGCCCACCTGCCCGTCTTCTACATCTGGACGCACGACTCCGTCGGCGTCGGTGAGGACGGCCCCACGCACCAGCCGGTCGAGCACGTCACCGCCCTGCGCTGCATCCCGAACCTCGACGTTTACCGACCGGCCGACCCCGAGGAAACCGCCGCCGCCTACGCTGCCGCCGTCGAGCGCTCCGAAGGCCCGACCGCGCTCATCCTCTCGCGCCAGAACCTCCCCACCCTCAAGTGCACCCCGGCGGAAACCCGCCGTCAGGGCACGCTCAAGGGCGGCTACATTGTCAAAAAGGAAACCGCCGCGCTGGAAATCATCCTCATCGGCACCGGCAGCGAGCTTCAGCACTGTCTGGTCGCCGCCAAGGAGCTGGGTGAGGGTTGCCGCGTCGTCTCGCTGCCCTGCTGGGAACGCTTCGAGCGCCAGGACCAGAGCTACCGCGACGAAGTCCTGCCGCCCGCCTGCAAGAAGCGAGTCTCCATCGAGGCCGGGATCACCCTGGCCTGGGCGAAGTACGTCGGCCTCGAAGGCAAGGCCCTCGGCACCGACAGCTTCGGCCTCAGCGCCCCCGGCGACACCGTGATGGAGAAGTTCGGCATGGACGCCGCACACGTCATCGCCGCCGCGAAAAGTTTATAA
- a CDS encoding PD40 domain-containing protein produces MTVATRIFWFLSLSALIFAARPAVHAQQAYDGGVITTTVANTGEKAVSIVSSNADIAGLLEVAFSAHGGFRVVKPGEGVFTFTVEPAGSNAVRLKIQSGRPLVTQLEETVRGNSLRDAALRAGDLAVLRTTGKPGFFAGKLAFVGSEGKKQEVYTSDLFFRNVRRLTQDNSYSQHPRWSPDGRKLLYTGYYRTGFPDIFMIDLDTGRRTTVAGYKGTNTGAVFSPSGQNIAMVLSSTGSPEVYVAGADGQRPQLVTQGTSRSVESDPDWSPDGGRLVLTSDQLGGPQLFVVSSRGGRPSRLPTNISGYCTEPAWNPSSGANNIAFTASTRGGYQVAIYDLATRKSQFLTSGAGSFSQPRWLNDGRHLIAMNANRGEETLWLIDSETGKKTKLPSGRLNKISQPDFVYPQ; encoded by the coding sequence ATGACAGTCGCCACCCGTATTTTCTGGTTCCTCTCCCTGTCCGCGCTCATTTTCGCCGCCCGTCCCGCTGTTCATGCCCAGCAGGCTTACGACGGGGGCGTGATCACGACGACCGTTGCCAACACCGGCGAGAAGGCCGTCTCCATCGTCAGCTCCAACGCCGACATCGCGGGCCTGCTGGAAGTCGCCTTTTCGGCGCACGGCGGTTTCCGCGTGGTCAAGCCCGGCGAGGGCGTCTTTACCTTTACCGTCGAACCGGCGGGCTCGAACGCCGTCCGCCTGAAGATCCAGTCGGGCCGCCCTCTGGTCACCCAGTTGGAGGAAACCGTCCGCGGCAACAGCCTGCGTGACGCCGCCCTGCGCGCGGGCGACCTCGCTGTCCTGCGCACCACGGGCAAGCCCGGCTTTTTCGCGGGCAAGCTGGCCTTCGTCGGCTCCGAGGGCAAGAAGCAGGAGGTTTACACCAGCGACCTGTTTTTCCGTAACGTGCGCCGCCTGACCCAGGATAATTCCTACTCGCAGCACCCGCGCTGGTCCCCCGATGGCCGCAAGCTTCTGTACACCGGCTACTACCGCACAGGTTTCCCGGATATTTTCATGATCGACCTCGACACGGGCCGCCGCACGACCGTGGCCGGTTACAAGGGGACGAACACCGGGGCGGTTTTCAGCCCCTCCGGGCAAAACATCGCCATGGTGCTCTCTTCGACCGGCTCACCCGAAGTGTACGTGGCCGGGGCCGACGGGCAGCGTCCGCAACTGGTGACGCAGGGCACCTCGCGCAGCGTCGAGAGCGACCCGGACTGGTCGCCCGACGGCGGACGCCTCGTGCTGACCAGTGACCAGCTCGGCGGGCCGCAGCTCTTTGTCGTCTCCTCGCGCGGGGGGCGTCCCTCACGCCTGCCGACCAACATCAGCGGCTACTGCACCGAACCGGCCTGGAACCCCTCCTCTGGCGCGAATAACATCGCCTTCACCGCCTCCACGCGGGGCGGCTACCAGGTCGCTATCTACGACCTGGCCACACGCAAGAGCCAGTTCCTGACGAGCGGGGCGGGCAGTTTCAGCCAGCCGCGCTGGCTCAACGACGGCCGCCACCTGATCGCGATGAACGCCAACCGGGGCGAGGAAACCCTCTGGCTGATCGACTCCGAGACGGGCAAAAAGACCAAGCTGCCCTCCGGTCGCCTGAACAAGATTTCCCAGCCGGATTTTGTTTACCCGCAGTGA
- the rpmG gene encoding 50S ribosomal protein L33, whose protein sequence is MPRDVVIIECTEARKEGKQASRYMTTRNKKLSQEKVELKKFNPHLRRHTVHKEIRSAAH, encoded by the coding sequence ATGCCCAGAGACGTAGTAATCATCGAATGCACTGAAGCCCGCAAGGAAGGCAAGCAAGCCTCCCGCTACATGACCACGCGCAACAAGAAGCTTTCCCAGGAAAAGGTTGAACTGAAGAAGTTTAATCCGCACCTGCGCCGCCACACGGTGCATAAGGAAATCCGTAGCGCGGCTCACTAA